The proteins below are encoded in one region of Bombus terrestris chromosome 7, iyBomTerr1.2, whole genome shotgun sequence:
- the LOC100650563 gene encoding protein arginine N-methyltransferase 5 produces the protein MSNQRPISCGLDFCAAPNLSNCLLTANASKYEFICAPLVHPLFKREFICGRAKNRAGPFTRPDIVLCSSDWNTLIIGKLSPHIKVDSKSPSLRKNSEEALKQELALASHLGLTGVTFKLTKGIKENANLSRIICDTVSSICSLQIWVQIPMENPIKQASSYREEDCEGIVENPWEWWNGFRIVCDYNKKVCVALIVSHDLPDQEEIDRWLGEPVRCLIFPTTLFITNKKGYPVLSKAHQTLVKKFARLEVQFILTGQNRYQSITYYHNYLEYLWKNCASDGPIERYARGYEDYLQSPLQPLMDNLESQTYEVFEKDPVKYTQYQTAIYQAISMIAATPEDKNRKLVIMVVGAGRGPLVRASLNAAEKANQPVKVYAVEKNPNAVLTLQALEKDLWEGKVTVVSCDMREWNSPENADIVVSELLGSFGDNELSPECLDGILRFLKPDGVCIPSSYTSYIAPVQSSKLYNEVRQHGEKDKHSLAHFETSYVVHLQNKYDIAKPQPLFTFRHPNYAPFTDNSRYETRVFKVRQNSILHGFSGYFDTILFNNTVLSIKPSTRSPGMFSWFPIFFPIREPIQLKAGDEIVVHFWRQCNSKNVWYEWCISKPFPGPIHNPGGRSYTIGL, from the exons ATGTCAAATCAAAGACCAATTTCTTGTGGTCTTGACTTTTGTGCAGCACCAAATTTGAGTAATTGTCTTCTTACAGCAAATGCATCAAA ATATGAGTTTATATGTGCTCCACTTGTCCATCCATTGTttaaaagagaatttatttgtGGAAGGGCAAAAAATCGTGCTGGACCATTTACCAGGCCAGACATAGTTTTATGCAGTTCTG ATTGGAATACTTTAATTATTGGTAAATTATCACCACATATTAAAGTTGATTCAAAAAGTCCTAGCTTAAGGAAGAACAGCGAAGAAGCTTTAAAGCAAGAATTAGCTTTAGCAAGTCATTTAGGTCTTACAGGAGTTACTTTTAAATTGACAaaaggaataaaagaaaatgcaaATCTTAGCCGCATTATTTGTGATACAGTTTCAAGCATTTGCAGTTTACAG ATTTGGGTTCAGATTCCAATGGAAAATCCAATCAAACAAGCTTCTTCTTACAGAGAAGAAGATTGTGAGGGTATAGTAGAAAATCCGTGGGAATGGTGGAACGGCTTCAGAATAGTTTgtgattataataaaaaagtatGTGTTGCATTAATTGTCAGCCATGATCTTCCTGATCAAGAAGAG ATTGATAGGTGGCTAGGAGAACCAGTTAGGTGTTTGATCTTTCCAACAACATTATTTATCACAAACAAAAAAGGATATCCTGTACTCAGTAAAGCACATCAGACATTAGTGAAAAAGTTTGCAAGGCTAGAAGTACAATTTATACTTACAGGGCAAAATCGATATCAAAGTATTACTTATTATCATAACTATTTGGAGTACTTATGGAag AATTGTGCATCAGATGGACCAATTGAAAGATATGCCCGTGGTTATGAAGATTATCTGCAATCTCCTTTACAACCACTTATGGATAATCTTGAATCTCAAACATATGAAGTGTTTGAGAAGGATCCTGTTAAATATACACAATATCAAACTGCTATTTATCAAGCAATTAGTATGATTGCGGCTACACCAGAAGACAAAAATAGGAAATT agTAATAATGGTAGTTGGAGCTGGAAGAGGACCACTTGTTCGTGCATCTTTAAATGCAGCAGAAAAAGCAAATCAACCAGTTAAAGTATATGCTGTGGAAAAAAATCCTAATGCAGTATTGAC TTTACAAGCACTAGAAAAAGATTTGTGGGAGGGCAAAGTAACAGTTGTATCTTGTGATATGAGAGAATGGAACTCTCCTGAAAATGCTGATATTGTGGTGTCAGAGTTACTTGGTTCATTTGGTGATAATGAACTTTCTCCAGAGTGTTTGGATGGCATTCTGCGATTTTTAAAAc CTGATGGTGTATGTATACCGTCTTCGTATACATCATATATTGCGCCCGTGCAGTCATCTAAATTGTACAACGAAGTAAGACAACACGGAGAAAAAGACAAACACTCTTTAGCGCACTTCGAGACTTCATATGTAGTTCAtctacaaaataaatatgaCATTGCAAAACCGCAACCATTATTTACTTTTAGACATCCAAATTATG caCCTTTTACTGATAATTCGAGATATGAAACAAGAGTATTTAAAGTACGTCAAAATTCTATATTACATGGCTTCTCTGGATATTTTGATACTATTCTATTCAACAATACCGTACTAAGCATAAAACCTAGTACACGTAGTCCTGGAATGTTCAGttggtttcctatctttttCCCAATTAGG GAACCAATACAATTAAAAGCCGGAGACGAAATAGTTGTTCATTTTTGGCGTCAGTGTAACTCTAAGAATGTGTGGTATGAATGGTGTATTAGCAAGCCTTTTCCAGGACCTATCCATAATCCTGGTGGTCGTTCTTATACTATAGGTTTATGA